In the Campylobacter lari genome, CAAAGGCAGGCCAAGCTCACTCATAGCATTTAACGTAGGCTTTAACTTTTCTATATCAAAGCTTGAAATTCCATTATCTGAGTTGGTAGTGATACCTGCAGGATAAAGCTTGATAGCAAAAAGCTCATCTTTAGCTTTTTCTAAAAATTGCTCATCATAATCTTTAAAAAATAAAGTCATCAAAGGCGTAAAATCTTCATTTTTACACGCTTTTAAAATACGTTCTTTATAAGCTTTGAGTGCAGTTATTTCAGTAAGCGGGGTAATTAAATTTGGCATGATAACCCCTGCTTTAAAGTCTTTTGCGCTAAATGGGGCTACAAGTTCAAGCATGCTTTCATCGCGTAAATGTAAATGCATATCCAAAGGGTTTTTAAGTGTCATTTTATCTCCTATTTGAGTTTATATAAACCATTTTTGAGCTTTTCAAGCAAAGCTTTTTCTTCTAAAAATTTAAAAGTAGAAATGATGGTTGGTTTGCTGATGTTTAACCTTTTAGAAAGTTCTTCTATATTTGCAAAGACAAAGCCATCATCATCAGCATGAAGAGCTAAAAATTCTAAAATTTCAAAGCGTTTTTTACCAAAGATTTTCGCGCATAGTGTTTTTACTTTATCATCCATTCTCTAACCAAATCAAAAAGAATAAAACTCCAAGTAATTATAGCTAAAACCACGCTAAAAAACACCCCAGCGCTCGCACAATCTTTTGCTTTTTTAGCTAAGATGTGAAATTCGCTTGTGCAAAGATCCACACAAGCTTCTATGGCAGAATTTAGTGCTTCTACAATTAAAATTAGCACCAAAACAAATACAAGCACAAAATGCTCTAAAAAACTTACAGGCAAAAATAAGCTTGCAAAAATCAAAGGTAAAATAATGGCAAATTCTATCCTAAAAGCCATTTCATCTTGGAGTAAAAATTTAATTCCATTAAAGGCATAGCTTGCATTTTTAAATAAAGAATACTTTGGTTTCATTAAGGATTTTCCTTTAAATTTTTGCTAAATATATCATAATTTGCCTCATATTCTTTGCTATTTACACCAAAATACCCCAGCAAGCTTGAAAAAAGATTATCTTGAGAAAGTTTATAGTCTTTTTTGCTTTGTAAATCTTGGCTTAATTTGCTATCTTTACTCCAAAATATCATTGGTATATGTTTTTGTTCTTTTGGTGCTATTAAATAAGGCATACCATGAAGATAAATTCCATTTTCACCTAAACTTTCTCCATGATCTGATAAATAAAGTAAAGAAGCTTCTTTGGTAGGATTTTGCTTAAGCATATCTATAAGGCTTTTTATAATAAAGTCTGTATAAAGTAAAGTATTATCATAGGTGTTGATGATTTGTTCGTGTGAGCAGGTATTTAGCTCGTTTGTATCGCAAGTTGGTGTAAATTTTTTAAATGCATTTGGGTAGCGTTTGTAGTAAGTTGGCCCATGTGAGCCTTGCAAATGCACAACGATGATTTTGTTTGAATTTATATTTTCAAGTTCTTGTTTTACAAGTTCAAGTAAGCTTTCATCGTAATCTTTTGCAATGAGCTTGTGTTTTATACGATCGCAATTTCCTTTACAACCTCCCGAGTTATTACCAAACCAAACACTTTGCACTCCAACCTTTTGTAAGACATCTAAAACATTTTCTTCATACAATTCGTTTTCAAAACTTGCTCTTTTATGTCTTGAAAACATACAAGGCAAACTTCTTGCAGTAGCAGTGCCACAAGAGCTTACATCACTAAAATATACTAAATTTGGCTCATTTTTGGTATAAAAATTCGTATCATTTGTACTATATCCACCTAAAGAATAATTACTTGCTCTAGCAGTTTCGCCTATAACTAAAATCATAAGCTTAGTTGTGTTGGTATCTTTTAAGCTTGCATCATCTGAAATGATAGTTAGTTCTTTTTTACCTGCTAGTTTTTTCTTCGTAAATTCTATGCTTGAGTATATTGGGTAAAAAGGTAGATTATACATTCTAACGATATTGTATGATCTTAAAAAAGGCAAAAGTGTTTTTGAGCTAAGAGCCACTAAAGCAAAGCAAAATACCAAAGAAATCAAAAACAATACACTTTTTTTGAAAAAATATTTTTGATAATCAATCTTAGTAAAAATCACAAGCAAACTAGGAAAAATCACAAAGGCTAAAATATACAAAGCAAAGGAAAAATTAAAATAAGAAAAAAATTCCCTATTATCTGTTTCAATGACATTTTGTATCATATGATCATCGATTAAAACCCCATAATTGCTAACAAAATAACTACAAATAGCACAAGTGCTAAGTAAAAATATGCTTAAAATTTTGCTAATGTAGGGAAAATACACCAAAGATAAAACACTTAAAACCAAGAAAAAATAAATTCCAAAAAACACACTAAAAAGCATAGTATTTTGATCTATCTTTTCATATACAAACTCAAATAATGGAAAATTAAAGACCATGATAAAAACTGCATTAAGCAGGGTAAATTTTGTCCATGAAAGTTTTAGGTGCATTTTTTTCCTTTGGAATAAAATAAAAACTTAGTCTATTTGAATAAAATTAATAAATCGCATATAAAATAGCAACAAAAGAAGATTAGTAAAGGTATTTTATGAAATTATTATCATGGAATGTAAATGGCCTAAGGGCAATTTGTGATAAAAATGCACTGGATTGGATTGAAAAAGAAAAAATCGATTTTATAGGTTTTCAAGAAATCAAAGCACACGAGGATAAATTTCCAAAAAGAATTTATGAGTATCCTTTTAAACATATGTATTCAAATAGTGCTAAAAGAGCAGGGTATTCAGGTGTAATGAGCTTGTGTAATTTTGATTGTGAGGTAAAAAAATGTGAATTTTTTGATGATGATGAGGGTAGGGTTTTAGAACATAGCTTTAAAAATGTAGTTTTGTTTAATATCTACTTTCCAAATGGTCAAAAAGATGAAGAGCGTTTAAACTTTAAAATGAAATTTTATAATGATTTTTTAGTGTATTTAGATAAGCTTTTAAAAGAAGGTAAAGAAATCATCATATGTGGAGATGTAAATACTGCTCACCGTGAGATAGATTTAACCCACCCAAAAGCTAATGAAAAAACTTCAGGTTTTTTACCGATTGAGCGTGCTTGGATAGATGATTTGCTAAAATTAGGCTTTATTGATACTTTTAGACATATCAATGGCGATATTAAAGAAAAGTATTCGTGGTGGAGCTATAGAATGAAGGCAAGAGAAAGAAATGTAGGCTGGAGGATTGATTATTTTTTCATTTCTAATGGCTTAAAAGATAAGCTCAAAAATGCCTTCATAAGAGATGATATTTTTGGTTCAGATCATGCTCCTGTAGGAATAGAAATAGATATCTAAGATAAATGTTCAAATAAAATTTTAACTGCTAGTAAAATTAAAATCGTACCACCTAGAAATTCGGCTTTACTTTTGAGATAAGTGCCGAATTTGCTACCGATTTTTAAAGCTAGAATGCACATTATGAAAGTGATTGCACCTATACATAACAATGCTATAAATAAATCCACTTTTAAAAAGGCAAAACTCACCCCAACAGCAAGCGCATCAATACTAGTGGCAATAGCAAGAGCTATCATGGTTTTGAAATCAAATAAATTTGAATTTTCTTTACAACTATCCTTTTTGAAAGATTCCTGTATCATTTTACCGCCTATAATACTAAGAAGAATAAAAGCAATCCAATGATCAATTTTTTCTACAAAAGAACCAAAAGAAGAACCTAAAATATATCCAATAGCCAGCATTAAAGCTTGAAAACCACCAAAATATAGTCCAACTATTAAATAATGTTTTAATTTCAATTTTTTAACACTAAAGCCTTTGCATAGCGAAACCGCAAAAGCATCTGCTGCTAAAGCAAAAGACAAAACAATTAAGCTTAAAATATCCATTTTTTTCCTTGAATACTTAAATAGAGTGAAATTATATATTTTTACATAAAATAACAAATTAATTATTTATTAAGTAAAACATAGATATAATTTTCATTTCATAAAAAGAAAAACTACAAAATGGCCCATTCGTCTAGCGGTTAGGACATCGCCCTTTCACGGCGGTAACACGAGTTCGAGTCTCGTATGGGTCACCACTTCTTATTTTTATCCCCATTTTTTTGATAACTGTTGTTTTTTTTGTAAAAAAGCTACATTGTTTGAATTTGATATTTTCTTTTGTTTAAATTAAGTTAAAATTAAATTAAATATTATTAATATTCTCAAAATTTTTACCAATTATTTTTTAAATTTACATTGACTTCACACTTGTTTTTTAAAATGTACAAAAAGGAGGACAAAATGTATAGACCTAAAAACAAAAACGAGTTAATGAATTTGGTGCACAATGAAAGAATTTCTTTAAGAGATATAGATGTATCTTTGATTGATGATTTTTCTTATGTGTTTTATTATTCTAAAAGACTAGATTTTTTAGGTATTGAGCGTTGGGATGTATCAAATGCTAAAGATATGTCTTATATGTTTTATTGTTGCGAAAGTTTTAATGCAGATTTGTCGCGTTGGGATGTTTCTAAGGTTGAAAATATGGCAAGTATGTTTTTTAATTGCAAAAATTTCAATCAAGACTTATCAAAATGGAACACACAAAGTCTAAAAGATATGTCTTATATGTTTTTTAATTGTACTAAATTTAACCACTCTTTGTTGCATTGGAAGACTTCAAATGCTACTAGAATGGCGCATTGCTTTGAAAACTGCCATGCATATGAGCATAGCGTTGCAAATTGGGATGTACAAAATGTAATTACCATGGCCTATCTTTTCCATAATTGTAAAAATTTTCATCACGAACTAGATGAATGGAATATTCAAAAAGATTGCAATACTCAAAAAATGTTTGGAAATCGTGGCCTTGATAAAATTTATACCGTAAAAGGTATAGAGTTAGAATAAACAAAATTCACACATTTTTTGTGTGAATTTTTCTTTTATCTTTTTAAGTTTCTCATCAAGTTTTTGTACTACACTTATCTTTTTAAAGTGCTATTTTTAAGTACTTAGAGATTATTTTTTAGGAAAATTTCCATGAAAATAAAATTTATTATAAAAAGAGATAAGAGCCAAGTTGCATTTGATATTTTTAAAATCAAAAATGCTATTTTCAAAGCTAATATAAACTCCACAGATGAAAAATTAAACAAAGATTTTTTAGATAAGCTTTGTGATGAGGTTGTAGCTTTACTTGATGAAAAGCACACACAAGTAGAGCAAATTCAAGATAAAGTTGAAGAAGTTTTAATCAAAAATACCTTAGTCAATACAGCAAAATCTTATATTTTATACCGTCAAAAAAGAACACAAATTCGCAATGGTAGCTATGATTTGCTAAGTTTGTATGATGATTTAACTTTTAAAGATTCTAAAGAAGCTGATTTAAAAAGAGAAAATGCAAATATTAATTCAGATAGTGCTATGGGAATGATGTTAAAATATGGCTCAGAAGGTGCAAAATACTATGTAGATGAGTGTATTTTGCCAAAACATATCGCAAATGCACACAAAAACGGCGATATACACATACACGATAAAGACTTTTATATGCTAACACAAACTTGTTGTCAAATAGACTTATTGAAGCTTTTTGAAAAGGGTTTTAGTACAGGGCATGGAAGTTTGCGTGAGCCAAATGATATCAGATCTTATGCTTCTTTAGCTTGCATTGCCTTGCAGGCTAATCAAAATGAAATGCATGGGGGTCAGTCTATACCAAATTTTGATTTTGCTATGGCAAAAGGTGTGGTAAAGACTTTTCAAAAAGAGTATAAAAAGGCTATAAATGCTTTTTTTGAAATAAAATTAGAGCAAAACTTAGATGAGAGTTGCTTTGATAACACAAAATTTCAAGTTTCAAGCGAAAAAGAATGCTTCAAAGAGCTTTTAAGGCTTGATTTAAATAGCGATGAGAATTTTTTAAAACAAGCAAATGCTTATGCTTATAAAAGAGCATTAAAGCAAACCCAAGATGCAACTTTTCAAGCTATGGAAGCTTTAATACATAATCTTAATACTATGAACTCAAGAGCAGGAGCTCAAGTGCCTTTTAGCACGCTAAATTATGGTACCGATACATCTTTTGAAGGGCAAATGGTGATAGAAAATTTACTAAAAGCCACGATGAGAGGTTTAGGAAATGGTGAAACGCCGATTTTCCCTGTGCAAATTTTTAAAGTAAAAGAGGGTGTTAATTATAATGAAAAAGACCCAAACTACAAGCTTTTTAAACTTGCTATAGAATGTTCTTCTAAAAGACTTTTTCCAAATTTTAGCTTTTTAGATGCAAGTTTTAATGCAAAATACTATAAAAAGGGCGATTATAATAGTGAAGTAGCTTATATGGGTTGTAGAACTAGGGTTATGGCAAATGTTTATGATGAGAGCAAAGAAATCACAAGTGGTAGGGGAAATTTAAGCTTTACAAGTATAAATCTTGTGCGTTTAGCCATAGAAGCTAAAGGAAATTTAGAGCTTTTTTACTCACTTTTAAAAGAAAAATTAGAGCTTGTGTATGAGCAATTACTTCATAGGTATAAAATTCAAAGTCTAAAAAAGGTTAAAAATTTCCCGTTTTTAATGGGCGAGGGAATTTGGATAGATTCAGATACTTTAAAAGAAAATGATAGCGTAGAAAAAGTTATCGCACATGGAACTTTGGCTATAGGTTATATAGGACTTTGTGAGAGTTTAATAGCTTTGATAGGTTCTCATCATGGACAAAGTCAAGAAGCAAGGGAGCTTGGCTTACAAATCGTGCGTTTTATGCGTGAATTTGTCGATGAAAAAGCACTCAAAGATAAGCTGAATTTTTCACTCATAGCTACTCCAGCTGAGGGTTTAAGTGGAAGATTTTTAAAACTAGATCAAAAAAAATACGGTATTTTAAAAGGCATAACCGATAAAGATTTTTATACTAATTCTTTTCATATTCCTGTGGATTTTCCCATCAGTATCTATGAAAAAATTCAAATCGAAGCCCCATATCATGAGTTAAATAATGGCGGACATATTACTTATGTAGAATTAAATGGCGATGTGAGTAAAAACTTAGAAAGTTTTGAACGCATTATAAGATGTATGAAAGAAAGCAATATAGGCTATGGCTCGATTAATTTCCCACTAGATAGGGATCCCGTATGTGGTTATAGTGGCATGATAGATGAATTTTGTCCAAAGTGCCATAGAAAAGAAGATGATATTAAATTCGAACGCATAAGAAGAATTACAGGCTATTTAGTAGGAACGCTTGATCGTTTTAATGATGCTAAAAAAGCTGAAGTTCATGCAAGAATTAAACACGATTTTTCTTAGATTAGCTGGTGTTGTAAAAGAATCCATAGTCGATGGTTATGGATTTCGTTATGTGATTTTTACTCAAGGCTGCCCTCATCATTGCAAAGGTTGTCATAATCCACAAACGCATGATTTTAACAAAGGATATTTACAAGATTTAGCAAGTTTGTATGATGAGATTTGTAAAAATCCTTTGCTCCAAGGTGTTACTTTTAGTGGTGGGGAGCCTTTTATGCAAGCAAAAAATTTAAGCATTCTAGCAAAGCATATTAAGGCTTTAGGGCTTGATCTTACTATATATACAGGTTTTACTTATGAAGAGCTAGTGCAAGAAAAATCCATGAAAGAATTACTCGTTTTGGCTGATATTTTAATAGATGGTAAGTTTATTTTAGAGCAAAAAGACTTATCTTTAAAATTTAAAGGTAGTAAAAACCAACGCATTATCGATGTAGTAAAAAGCTTAGAGCAAGGCAAAGTAATACTTTTTGAAAAATAAAGACTCATTTAGTCTTTTTTAATTTAACTATGTTAGAATATCCATAAATTTAAAAAAAGGAGAACAATATGTTTGAATTAAGAAAACTACCTTATGAAGCAGATGCTTTTGGAGACTTTTTAAGCGCAGAAACTTTTGCATTTCATCATGGAAAACACCACCAAACTTATGTAAATAACCTAAACAATCTTATCAAAGATACTGAATTTGCAGGAAAAGATTTAGTTTATATTATACAAAATTCAAATGGTGGAGTTTTTAACAACGCTGCTCAAGTGTATAATCATGACTTTTATTTTGACTGCATTAAGCCAAAAACATGCTGTGGCTGTGGCTGTTCTTTGAGCGCTGAGTTTAAAGCAGCGGTTGAAAAAGACTTTGGTTCTATGGAAAATTTAAAAGAAGAATTTATTAAAGGAGCTACAGGAGTATTTGGTTCTGGTTGGTTTTGGCTAGTTTATAACACTCAAAATCAAAAATTAGAACTAGTAGCTACAAGCAATGCTGCTACACCTATCACTGAAGGTAAAGTTCCGCTTTTAGTAGTTGATGTATGGGAGCATGCTTACTATGTAGATCACCGCAATGCGCGCCCTGCGTATTTAGAAAAATTCTACGCGCACATTAACTGGGAATTTGTAGCAAAAGCTTATGAATGGGCTATTAAAGAAGGTATGAACTCAGTAAGCTTTTATGCAAACGAACTTCATCCACTAAACTAAAATAAAATCTCTTAGAGTTTCTAAGAGATTTTATTCTAAAACAACACCTTCATTTAATACAACTTCACCTATTACATAAGCGTCTGAGTTTTCTAAAACTTTTCCTACATTAGATGGATCTATTACCATAACTAAGCCCACACCCATATTAAAGCTTCTATACATTTCAACTTCTTCTACACTTTGGCCTATTTGGTAAAAAATTTCAGGAGTTTTTAAATGATGTTTTCTGATGATTGCGCCTATTCCTCTTGGGAAAACTCTAGGTAAATTTTCTACCAAACCACCACCTGTTATATGAGCTAGTGCATTAATGAATGGTTTTAATTTTAAAAAGTCTTTTACATAAATTCTTGTAGGTTCAAGTAAGATATCGATTAAATTTTTACCCTCTATTTTATCATCAAATTTAAGCTTTTGTGCTTCAAATAATACTTTTCTAGCTAAAGAATACCCATTAGAATGAAGCCCGCTACTAGGTAGAGCTAGTAAAATATCTCCATTTTTTACAAAATTTCTTCTATCGATTTCATCTTTTTCAGCCATACCCACTGAAAAACCTGCTAAGTCAAAATCATTGCTATGATACATTCCAGGCATTTCAGCAGTTTCTCCGCCTATTAAGGCACAATTTGCTTTTTTACAACCATTAGCAATCCCTGCTACGACTTTTTTAGCAACTTCTACATCTAACTTTGCAGTTGCATAATAGTCTAGAAAAAACAAAGGCGTAGCAAAATTGCAAATTAAATCATTTACACACATTGCTACTAAGTCCTCGCCTATGGTATCAAATTTTTGACTATCAATAGCAAGGCGCAACTTCGTACCTACTCCATCAGTTGCTGCTAGCATAACAGGATTTTTAAAACCACTTGGTATAGCAAAAGCACCTGAAAAAGAGCCTATGCCACCTAAAACATTTTCATTAAAAGTTTCTTTTACTAAAGGCTTGATTGCTTCTACAAAAGCATTGCCATTATCTATACTTACGCCCGCATCTTCATAGCTTATATTCATTTATCTTCCTTTAAGAATTTAAAAGGTATTTTAACTAAAAATGTTTTAAGGCTAAATTATGCAAAATGCTTATTTTGTAACTTCAAGTATAGCGGGTGGAAAGTCAAGCTTTATAAAAATAGTTCAAAATTTGGGTTTTGATACTTTAAGCGCAGATACAATAGCTCATGAGCTTTTAAATGAAAATGCAAATTCCATAGCTAAGCTTTTTAATGATGATGATTTAATCATAGCAGGAAAAATAGATAGAAAAAAACTTGGTGCTATTGTATTTAATAATTTAAATGCCAAAAAAAAGTTAGAAGATTTTTTACATCCTAAAATCAAAGAAGTAATTTTGCAAAAAGCCCAAATTTTAGATAAAAAAAACAAAGCTTTTTTTATAGAACTGCCTTTATTTTTTGAAAACAATCACTATCAAAATTTAGGAAAAAGTATATTAATTTATACGCCAAAAGAACTTCTACTTCAAAGACTAATACAAAGAGATAATTTAGATGAAAATGAAGCCTTAAAAAGAATTAATTTACAACTTGATATAGAAGAAAAACTAAAAAAAGCAGATTTTGTGATAAAAAATACTTCAGGTTATGAAAATTTTGAGAAAAATGTGCTAAATTTTTTAAAACACACTTTAAAGGTAATGGATGAAATTTTATAAGTACTGTGCAAGTGGAAATGATTTTGTAGTATTTGCAGATAGTGAAAAAAAAGATCGTAGCGAGTTAGCCAAAATTCTTTGTAATCGTTATGAGGGTATAGGCGCTGATGGACTTATAGTAGTTGTGCCTCATGATAGATATGATTTTGAATGGGAATTTTATAATTGTGATGGGAGTAAGGCAAGTATGTGTGGTAATGGCTCGCGTGCAGCAGCGCATTTTGCCCATCATTATTTAAAAAAATCTCAATATTTAAATTTCTTAACCGGCGCAGGGCTTATAAAGTCTTTTGTTGATGATGACATAGTTGAAATAAAACTTAGCGGGGTAAAGGATATCAAAGAAGCTTTTGAATATAAGGGTAGAATTTGGCAAGGTTGTAATACCGGAGTTCCACACATAGTAACCTTTGTTGATGATTTAAATGAATTTGATATAAATTTATGCAAGGAAGTGCGTAAAAAATATAATGCAAATGTTAATTTTGCTAAAGTGGAAGATGATGAGTTTATAAGAGTTAGAACTTATGAACGTGGAGTAGAAGATGAGACTTTAGCTTGTGGTACGGGCATGGGGGCTTGTTTTTATCTAGCGTATTTAAATCAAAAAGTTAAAGATGATATTTTGGTAAAACCAAAGAGTAATGAAAGTTTGTATTTTAGATTAGAAGAGGATCAAATATTTTTTAGAGGAAAGGTGAAGTGCTGTTTTGAAGCTGATTATAATTTTACTTAGTAGTGTCTTATTTTTAAAAGCTGAATTTATAGCAGGTTTTGATGAGCAATACTATACTTTAAGTATAAAAGAAAAGCGTGAAGTTTTTATCAAAAAAATCAATGCTTTATTAGATGTTTCTTTTAAAGAGATAGAAAAGGAAAAAGAATTTGTAAATATTTTTTTTAGGGAAGCTTTAAAGAATAATTTTAGAAAACTAAATTCTAATGCTGTGCAAAAACTATGGTCTTTAAAAGAAAAATATCGCGTTAAAAATTTATACGATCATAAAGAATATCAAATGCGTATCCAAAAGGTACCAAAGTCTTTAGCTATAGCTCAAGCTATTATTGAAAGTGCAACTGGTACAAGTCGTTTTGCTAAAGAGGCAAATAATTTATTTGGAGAATGGACTTGGGGTGAAAAAGGTTTAATTCCAAAAGAAAGAGGCGAGGGTAAAACTCACAAAATTCGTATATTTGATAGTTTGCAAGAAAGTGTGGATTCATACTTGCTTAATTTAAATCGCCATGATGCTTATAAAGAATTTAGATCTTGGCGGTGGGATACTATAAGTGAAAATAAAAAACTTGATGGTAAAGAAGCAGCAAGTCATTTAGAAAAATACTCAGAGATTAAAAGTAATTATACTAAGCTCATTATTTCTATTATAGAACAACATAATCTTGATGAGTTAGATTAGTTACCCAAAGCCCACTCATCAAAAGGTAAAATCATCACACGAACCCCTTCTATGAAAAACTCATCTCTTTGCGAAAGTGTGATGATATAAATAGTCGAAAGTGCGAGTTGGTTTTTACTAAGTATTTTTTTGACTTTTAAGCTAAGCAAATCTTTATCTTTAAAGGGTGAGCATAAAAATGCATTTTTAAGACTTGGTAAGTAAAAATCAAAATGCTTAGTATAAAAAATTTCTTGCTTAAATTTGAACAACTCGCTTAAAATCAAATTTTCAAACAAAGCACTAAAGTCTTTTTGTATGCTTAGAGAATTTTTTAATGAAAAGTCCCAAAAATATACTTTTTTTAAATTTTTTTCAAGATTTTTTACAAAATACAAAGTGTAGTTTGATTCTAGTTTTTCTATGCTTTTATATAAGGTATCTTTGGAAATTTTTATACTATTTTTTAGAGTTTTTAATAACTCATTAACGCTAAATTCATTCCCAAGTTCTAAGGCAATTTGTTTGAGTATAGTAAGCTCTAATGGGGTATAAAAGCTTTTTAAGTATGATGAATTTGTGTTAAAGTTGTGATTTAAAATCACATTGCGTCCTGTGTGTAAAAAATAACTTACCATGGTTTTGGTATCAGCATATTTTTTATTTAAGCTTAAAAATTCTTCAAAATCTAAATAATCTAAATGAAGTTCTTCAAACTGATCTAAGCAAAAATTACTATCACAAACGCTAAGTATGATTTGCAAGTTAAGATGTTTTAAACTAGCAAAGTCAAAATCATGAGCAAAATTACACAAAGCTAGAAATTTAATTTGCGGATTATAAGTTAAAAACGAATTTAAATTTATTAAAGCACTTGCTTGAAATTTTAAATCATCACAATCGATAAAAAGTATATTTTCTGCTTTATATAAAGACAAAAAATTTAAAATTAAATTTTTCTTACCACTTGCAAAACCACCTTTTATGACGATGTTTTTATGGGTTTGGATTTGAATTTTTCTTTCATCAAATTTTTGAAATTTTGGGTAATTATCGTAAAAAAATTGTAGTGATTTCATAGATTTCTTTATACTAAATG is a window encoding:
- a CDS encoding ATP-binding protein, with the translated sequence MKSLQFFYDNYPKFQKFDERKIQIQTHKNIVIKGGFASGKKNLILNFLSLYKAENILFIDCDDLKFQASALINLNSFLTYNPQIKFLALCNFAHDFDFASLKHLNLQIILSVCDSNFCLDQFEELHLDYLDFEEFLSLNKKYADTKTMVSYFLHTGRNVILNHNFNTNSSYLKSFYTPLELTILKQIALELGNEFSVNELLKTLKNSIKISKDTLYKSIEKLESNYTLYFVKNLEKNLKKVYFWDFSLKNSLSIQKDFSALFENLILSELFKFKQEIFYTKHFDFYLPSLKNAFLCSPFKDKDLLSLKVKKILSKNQLALSTIYIITLSQRDEFFIEGVRVMILPFDEWALGN
- a CDS encoding glucosaminidase domain-containing protein, producing MKLIIILLSSVLFLKAEFIAGFDEQYYTLSIKEKREVFIKKINALLDVSFKEIEKEKEFVNIFFREALKNNFRKLNSNAVQKLWSLKEKYRVKNLYDHKEYQMRIQKVPKSLAIAQAIIESATGTSRFAKEANNLFGEWTWGEKGLIPKERGEGKTHKIRIFDSLQESVDSYLLNLNRHDAYKEFRSWRWDTISENKKLDGKEAASHLEKYSEIKSNYTKLIISIIEQHNLDELD
- the dapF gene encoding diaminopimelate epimerase; the encoded protein is MKFYKYCASGNDFVVFADSEKKDRSELAKILCNRYEGIGADGLIVVVPHDRYDFEWEFYNCDGSKASMCGNGSRAAAHFAHHYLKKSQYLNFLTGAGLIKSFVDDDIVEIKLSGVKDIKEAFEYKGRIWQGCNTGVPHIVTFVDDLNEFDINLCKEVRKKYNANVNFAKVEDDEFIRVRTYERGVEDETLACGTGMGACFYLAYLNQKVKDDILVKPKSNESLYFRLEEDQIFFRGKVKCCFEADYNFT
- the purM gene encoding phosphoribosylformylglycinamidine cyclo-ligase codes for the protein MNISYEDAGVSIDNGNAFVEAIKPLVKETFNENVLGGIGSFSGAFAIPSGFKNPVMLAATDGVGTKLRLAIDSQKFDTIGEDLVAMCVNDLICNFATPLFFLDYYATAKLDVEVAKKVVAGIANGCKKANCALIGGETAEMPGMYHSNDFDLAGFSVGMAEKDEIDRRNFVKNGDILLALPSSGLHSNGYSLARKVLFEAQKLKFDDKIEGKNLIDILLEPTRIYVKDFLKLKPFINALAHITGGGLVENLPRVFPRGIGAIIRKHHLKTPEIFYQIGQSVEEVEMYRSFNMGVGLVMVIDPSNVGKVLENSDAYVIGEVVLNEGVVLE
- the coaE gene encoding dephospho-CoA kinase (Dephospho-CoA kinase (CoaE) performs the final step in coenzyme A biosynthesis.), producing the protein MQNAYFVTSSIAGGKSSFIKIVQNLGFDTLSADTIAHELLNENANSIAKLFNDDDLIIAGKIDRKKLGAIVFNNLNAKKKLEDFLHPKIKEVILQKAQILDKKNKAFFIELPLFFENNHYQNLGKSILIYTPKELLLQRLIQRDNLDENEALKRINLQLDIEEKLKKADFVIKNTSGYENFEKNVLNFLKHTLKVMDEIL